A stretch of the Lactuca sativa cultivar Salinas chromosome 9, Lsat_Salinas_v11, whole genome shotgun sequence genome encodes the following:
- the LOC128128899 gene encoding uncharacterized protein LOC128128899, translating into MMLAKEKGVQPPTVRPCGICTQVGHPTDMCPMLQEDVEPVQAMGFSSQQQGNFQPRSNPNWHQPNTNFQPRPPPYQPRPPFQNQMHHQQNYQPHFQPTQPPHQSQYQPQNMHQGSSSSGSGMSLEDIVKSLATSTQTFQNETKASIKTLEQQMTQLATSVSKLESQGKLPAQTEKNPKHSACVITLRNGKEYEGPKMVEEEEKMELEKEEEKSKTPSKQVPIEAKVTPPPFPSRLNKSKRESEDNEIMEMFRKVEVNIPLIDAIKQVPRYAKFLKELCTSKKKLKGNETVKVGENVSAVLQKRLPQKCKDPGVFTVPCKLGNLHVPRAMLDLGASINVLPFSIFKTLNIGTLKKTGVIIQLADRSLVHPKGVLEDVLVQVNELVFPADFYVLDMDDDDSPNLSSILLGRPFLKTARTKIDVYDGTLSMEFDGEVINFNIYDAVRYPSDISSLNFVDVIEPLTEECFDLSNLDVLALILDRNLQKERVEKLANQFTIDKEIMEVVSCTDEKKKMRFDVPKLKIPMSNEKLVPSIVQAPELELKTLPEHLKYAYLGDKETLPVIISTKWSTKEEEELVTTLKEYKEAIRWTIADIKGLSPSFCMHKILMEEDYKPSREAQRRLNPPMMEVVKKEILKLLNAGMIYPISDSKWVSPVQVVPKKTGITVTKNDQGELVPTRVQNGWRVCIDYRWLNSST; encoded by the coding sequence ATGATGCTTGCAAAAGAAAAGGGCGTGCAACCACCAACAGTTAGACCTTGTGGCATTTGTACACAAGTTGGACATCCCACTGACATGTGCCCCATGTTACAAGAAGATGTAGAGCCAGTTCAAGCTATGGGATTTTCAAGTCAACAACAAGGAAACTTCCAGCCAAGAAGCAATCCAAATTGGCATCAACCTAATACCAATTTTCAGCCTAGACCACCACCTTATCAACCAAGACCCCCATTTCAAAATCAAATGCATCACCAACAAAATTATCAACCACATTTCCAGCCAACTCAACCTCCTCATCAATCTCAATATCAacctcaaaacatgcatcaaggaAGTAGTTCAAGCGGATCGGGAATGTCTTTGGAAGACATTGTTAAGAGTTTAGCCACAAGTACTCAAACCTTTCAAAATGAGACCAAAGCGAGCATCAAGACTTTGGAGCAACAAATGACTCAACTCGCCACTTCTGTGAGTAAATTGGAGTCACAAGGCAAACTACCCGCGCAAACCGAGAAGAATCCAAAACATAGTGCATGTGTCATCACtttgaggaatggaaaagaatatgAAGGTCCAAagatggttgaagaagaagaaaagatggagctagagaaagaagaagagaagTCAAAAACACCTTCCAAGCAAGTTCCTATTGAAGCAAAAGTCACTCCTCCTCCATTTCCTTCAAGATTAAACAAGTCAAAGCGTGAAAGTGAAGACAATGAAATCATGGAGATGTTCAGGAAGGTAGAGGTAAATATTCCTCTTATTGATGCCATCAAACAAGTCCCTAGGTATGcaaaattccttaaggaattatGTACATCTAAGAAAAAACTGAAAGGGAATGAAACTGTCAAAGTAGGAGAAAATGTGTCTGCAGTGTTACAAAAAAGATTACCTCAAAAATGTAAGGATCCGGGTGTTTTCACGGTTCCTTGCAAATTAGGTAATCTTCATGTTCCACGGGCTATGCTAGACCTTGGAGCTTCTATCAATGTTTTGCCATTTTCCATCTTTAAAACTTTAAATATTGGCACATTGAAGAAGACCGGGGTAATCATTCAATTGGCTGATAGATCTTTAGTACATCCAAAAGGTGTGCTAGAAGATGTGTTAGTCCAAGTGAATGAACTAGTGTTTCCAGCAGATTTTTATGTCCTTGATATGGATGATGATGACTCACCAAATTTGAGTTCAATTCTTCTAGGAAGACCCTTTTTGAAAACAGCTAGGacgaaaattgatgtttatgatGGTACATTGTCCATGGAATTTGATGGGGAGGTGATAAATTTCAATATTTATGATGCTGTGAGATATCCAAGTGATATTTCATCTTTGAATTTTGTGGATGTCATTGAACCATTGACAGAGGAGTGTTTTGATTTGTCTAATCTTGATGTGTTAGCTCTCATTTTAGACAggaatcttcaaaaggaaagaGTGGAAAAACTTGCCAATCAATTTACAattgataaagagattatggAGGTTGTGTCTTGCACggatgagaagaagaaaatgAGGTTTGATGTTCCAAAGCTGAAAATACCAATGTCTAATGAGAAACTTGTTCCTTCTATTGTGCAGGCACCGGAATTGGAGCTAAAAACTTTACCCGAGCATCTCAAGTATGCATATCTTGGAGACAAGGAAACTTTGCCAGTAATCATTTCCACCAAGTGGTCAACAAAAGAAGAGGAAGAACTTGTCACCACTTTGAAGGAATATAAGGAAGCAATTAGGTGGACTATAGCCGACATCAAAGGGCTAAGTCCTTCGTTTTGCATGCACAAAATCCTTATGGAAGAAGATTACAAGCCTTCCCGAGAAGCTCAAAGGCGTCTGAatcctccaatgatggaggttGTGAAAAAGGAgattttgaagttgttgaatgcgGGAATGATTTACCCTATATCAGATAGTAAGTGGGTAAGTCCGGTCCAAGTTGTGCCGAAGAAGACAGGTATTACCGTTACAAAGAATGACCAAGGTGAGTTAGTCCCCacccgtgtgcaaaacgggtggagagttTGCATTGATTATAGATGGCTCAATTCCTCAACCTAG